The following coding sequences are from one Mycobacterium bourgelatii window:
- the rbpA gene encoding RNA polymerase-binding protein RbpA — protein MADRVLRGSRLGAVSYETDRNHDLAPRQIARYRTENGEEFEVPFADDAEIPGTWLCRNGMEGTLIEGDLPEPKKVKPPRTHWDMLLERRSIEELEELLKERLELIRSRRRG, from the coding sequence ATGGCTGATCGTGTTCTTAGAGGCAGCCGGCTCGGAGCCGTGAGCTATGAGACGGATCGCAATCACGACCTGGCCCCGCGCCAGATCGCTCGGTACCGCACCGAGAACGGCGAGGAGTTCGAGGTTCCCTTCGCTGACGACGCCGAAATCCCCGGCACCTGGCTGTGCCGCAACGGCATGGAAGGCACCCTGATCGAGGGCGACCTGCCCGAGCCGAAGAAGGTCAAGCCGCCGCGCACCCACTGGGACATGCTGCTGGAGCGGCGCTCAATCGAGGAGCTCGAGGAGCTGCTCAAGGAGCGGCTCGAGCTGATCAGGTCGCGTCGCCGCGGCTGA